A section of the Lathamus discolor isolate bLatDis1 chromosome 6, bLatDis1.hap1, whole genome shotgun sequence genome encodes:
- the C6H7orf50 gene encoding uncharacterized protein C7orf50 homolog isoform X5, whose amino-acid sequence MSSYHLFISCTEASWSENPEEWKFQKTRQTWLLLHMYDKEKVPDKYFTILLDYLQGLQGNARDLTVQKAEAFMKEFDDSNAEDPNLLDKCERIRQVLQLLS is encoded by the exons ATGTCTTCCTACCATCTTTTCATTTCTTGCACGGAAGCCAG cTGGTCTGAAAACCCAGAAGAATGGAAGTTTCAAAAGACGAGACAAACCTGGCTTCTCTTGCACATGTATGATAAAGAGAAG gttcCAGACAAGTATTTCACCATTTTACTGGATTATCTGCAAGGGCTTCAAGGCAATGCACGAGACTTAACTGTGCAGAAAGCTGAAGCTTTTATGAAGGAATTTGATGATTCCAATGCAGAAGACCCAAACCTCTTGGACAAGTGCGAGCGCATACGACaagttctgcagctgctgtccTGA